A DNA window from Centropristis striata isolate RG_2023a ecotype Rhode Island chromosome 10, C.striata_1.0, whole genome shotgun sequence contains the following coding sequences:
- the cmss1 gene encoding protein CMSS1 isoform X2 — protein MGDDLGDEWWTHEGNTDVSEAEEETQQEKPPTEKSNTKTKSEKRKAVTERTVNAKKKKKNEQKECIIPQKKETEDEKSSKPKRKRKKKKTITDVLSTSEPKPGCPADLQNVVTQHFSDKLSVIEQEELKLLDSSFLTSNDLTHTLSSYLKQVCPKWSKIHKQHTEKSSVVLLIVCSSALRTIELIKQLTAFKGEAKALKLFAKHIKIEEQVKLLQKGVTHIGVGTPGRISALIEKEGLSLQALRYLVLDWNWRDQKLRRMVDVPEVKLDVMKLLESGILNHCKEDKVKIGLF, from the exons atgTGTCtgaggcagaggaggagacaCAACAAGAGAAACCGCCAacagaaaaatcaaacacaaagacaaaatcGGAGAAAAGAAAGGCTGTAACAGAGAGAACAGTTAAcgccaagaagaagaaaaagaatgaaCAG AAAGAGTGTATTATCCCTCAGAAGAAAGAGACTGAAGATGAAAAATCATCGAAACCCAAAAGAAAGAGGAAG AAAAAGAAGACGATCACAGATGTCTTGTCCACTTCGGAGCCAAAGCCAGGCTGTCCCGCAGACCTGCAGAATGTGGTTACTCAACACTTCTCAGACAAGCTCTCTGTCATCGAGCAGGAGGAGTTGAAATTGCTGG ACTCCAGCTTCCTGACCAGTAATGACTTGACGCACACCCTCTCCTCCTATCTAAAACAGG TTTGTCCCAAGTGGTCGAAAATTCATAAGCAGCACACGGAAAAGAGTTCTGTGGTCCTGCTCATCGTCTGTAGCTCGGCTCTCCGAACCATTGAGCTCATCAA GCAGCTGACGGCCTTCAAGGGTGAAGCCAAAGCACTAAAACTTTTTGCAAAACATATCAAG atcgaGGAGCAGGTGAAGCTGCTGCAAAAAGGCGTCACCCACATCGGAGTGGGGACACCTGGCAGGATCAGCGCTCTCATTGAGAAAG AGGGTTTGAGCTTGCAGGCGTTGAGGTACTTGGTTCTGGACTGGAACTGGAGGGACCAGAAGCTACGAAGGATGGTGGATGTTCCTGAG GTGAAGCTGGACGTTATGAAGCTGCTGGAGAGCGGTATCCTGAACCATTGTAAAGAAGACAAAGTCAAAATTGGACTATTTTAA
- the cmss1 gene encoding protein CMSS1 isoform X1, whose product MAVMTEDRYDKDVSEAEEETQQEKPPTEKSNTKTKSEKRKAVTERTVNAKKKKKNEQKECIIPQKKETEDEKSSKPKRKRKKKKTITDVLSTSEPKPGCPADLQNVVTQHFSDKLSVIEQEELKLLDSSFLTSNDLTHTLSSYLKQVCPKWSKIHKQHTEKSSVVLLIVCSSALRTIELIKQLTAFKGEAKALKLFAKHIKIEEQVKLLQKGVTHIGVGTPGRISALIEKEGLSLQALRYLVLDWNWRDQKLRRMVDVPEVKLDVMKLLESGILNHCKEDKVKIGLF is encoded by the exons atgTGTCtgaggcagaggaggagacaCAACAAGAGAAACCGCCAacagaaaaatcaaacacaaagacaaaatcGGAGAAAAGAAAGGCTGTAACAGAGAGAACAGTTAAcgccaagaagaagaaaaagaatgaaCAG AAAGAGTGTATTATCCCTCAGAAGAAAGAGACTGAAGATGAAAAATCATCGAAACCCAAAAGAAAGAGGAAG AAAAAGAAGACGATCACAGATGTCTTGTCCACTTCGGAGCCAAAGCCAGGCTGTCCCGCAGACCTGCAGAATGTGGTTACTCAACACTTCTCAGACAAGCTCTCTGTCATCGAGCAGGAGGAGTTGAAATTGCTGG ACTCCAGCTTCCTGACCAGTAATGACTTGACGCACACCCTCTCCTCCTATCTAAAACAGG TTTGTCCCAAGTGGTCGAAAATTCATAAGCAGCACACGGAAAAGAGTTCTGTGGTCCTGCTCATCGTCTGTAGCTCGGCTCTCCGAACCATTGAGCTCATCAA GCAGCTGACGGCCTTCAAGGGTGAAGCCAAAGCACTAAAACTTTTTGCAAAACATATCAAG atcgaGGAGCAGGTGAAGCTGCTGCAAAAAGGCGTCACCCACATCGGAGTGGGGACACCTGGCAGGATCAGCGCTCTCATTGAGAAAG AGGGTTTGAGCTTGCAGGCGTTGAGGTACTTGGTTCTGGACTGGAACTGGAGGGACCAGAAGCTACGAAGGATGGTGGATGTTCCTGAG GTGAAGCTGGACGTTATGAAGCTGCTGGAGAGCGGTATCCTGAACCATTGTAAAGAAGACAAAGTCAAAATTGGACTATTTTAA